Proteins encoded in a region of the Planococcus citri chromosome 1, ihPlaCitr1.1, whole genome shotgun sequence genome:
- the LOC135844424 gene encoding uncharacterized protein DDB_G0284459-like: MKFMIILIFVDDVNDLNKTLKDMLKAAREKKIAAGANVSTEIMNEKRSKKPSLKLKDDSDHHHTNKGKKTAKKHNLNDAEEKERKKKKNNEIRDAAAASEQSSNTEMDDDVEKKKDNATESNGNLEKDDSVGKKDVPEMTAANSDKKRDDSDKLEDDSDKNEYGNDGKSKEESSPSDDDNEDELDKDQQLFGKDHSEKMSHLCNGIYCKKFVLKMALHASTQPEHLARRLLEGVFKTENVLDCTITGRSANAQGKARQAEKTTPLHPTAVAAIISFVKSTSVTKGWQVPSEQKLKAVIGVRLGEMKRETKRAALFAKLNAD, encoded by the exons ATgaaatttatgataattttgatttttgtagatGATGTGAACGATTTGAATAAGACGTTGAAAGATATGTTGAAAGCagctcgtgaaaaaaaaattgctgctgGAGCAAATGTTTCAACAGAAATTATGAACGAGAAGAGAAGTAAGAAACCATCGTTGAAACTTAAAGACGATAGCGATCATCATCATACCAATAAGGgtaaaaaaacagcaaaaaaacataatttg aatgatGCCGAagaaaaagaacgtaaaaaaaagaaaaacaatgaaattcgTGATGCCGCGGCCGCCTCTGAGCAAAGCAGCAATACAGAGATGGATGATGacgtagagaaaaaaaaagacaacgcGACagag TCCAACGGTAATTTGGAGAAAGATGattctgttggaaaaaaagatGTGCCAGAAATGACAGCTGCTAATTCGGATAAGAAGCGAGATGATTCGGATAAGCTTGAAGATGATTCGGATAAGAATGAATATGGCAACGATGGAAAATCTAAAGAG GAAAGTTCTCCCAGTGATGATGATAATGAGGATGAATTAGATAAGGACCAGCAGTTATTTGGAAAAGATCATtcggaaaaa atgtctCACCTTTGTAACGgcatttattgtaaaaaattcgttttaaaaatggcACTGCACGCTAGTACCCAACCAGAGCACCTGGCCAGGCGGCTACTGGAGGGGGTATTTAAAACTGAGAACGTCTTGGATTGCACAATAACGGGTAGAAGCGCAAATGCCCAAGGGAAGGCCAGACAGGCCGAAAAAACAACACCGTTACACCCTACAGCAGTGGCAGCAATAATCAGCTTCGTAAAAAGCACCAGTGTAACGAAAGGATGGCAAGTTCCCTCGGAACAGAAATTAAAGGCCGTTATTGGTGTAAGACTCGGAGAAATGAAGAGAGAGACTAAAAGAGCTGCCCTTTTTGCAAAACTCAATGCCGATTGA